One segment of Candidatus Melainabacteria bacterium DNA contains the following:
- a CDS encoding diguanylate cyclase, with protein MKANHNILVVDDEPAHTMLISELLRRAGYTVASANDPFKALAACKVRTPDVVILDLHMPLMGGMDVFDRLRAEQKTSNIPIIFLGNREQPVPTFKVDEPNSEDILFKPFAPNELLSRVRSLLKVKALRDELKKKEEQISELTLTDPLTSLKSPRYLDEFLKTSLKQSRRYNVPISVVVLEVDQHKELIRAVGQSGAEKVVTQLAQIVDSQMRDSDIVVRTGEFELTVVLTATDVNGAIEVSERLRTDVAQKPFTADEIEFSITVSLGICQFNNNMDDEGKVLLSHARAAVSHGHMNGGNISLKAE; from the coding sequence GTGAAAGCCAACCACAACATCTTGGTAGTTGACGACGAACCAGCACACACCATGCTGATTTCAGAGCTATTGAGGCGGGCTGGCTACACTGTAGCGTCGGCTAATGACCCTTTCAAAGCTCTGGCAGCCTGCAAAGTGCGGACCCCCGATGTGGTCATTCTCGATCTGCACATGCCGCTTATGGGCGGAATGGATGTTTTCGATAGATTGCGTGCAGAGCAAAAGACAAGCAATATTCCAATTATCTTTCTTGGCAATCGTGAACAGCCGGTGCCGACCTTTAAGGTGGACGAGCCCAACAGCGAAGACATCCTGTTCAAACCTTTTGCTCCAAATGAGTTGCTTTCACGCGTGCGCTCTCTTTTGAAGGTGAAAGCACTGCGCGATGAGTTGAAGAAAAAAGAAGAGCAGATAAGCGAACTGACCTTAACCGATCCCCTCACCTCACTGAAGTCGCCCCGTTACCTGGATGAGTTTCTCAAGACCAGCTTGAAGCAGTCGCGCCGCTACAATGTGCCAATAAGCGTCGTGGTTCTGGAGGTCGACCAACATAAGGAACTTATCCGCGCCGTTGGACAGTCAGGTGCAGAAAAGGTAGTGACTCAACTGGCGCAGATTGTCGACTCTCAAATGCGCGATTCGGACATTGTCGTACGCACAGGCGAATTCGAACTTACTGTTGTGCTTACAGCCACAGATGTCAACGGGGCAATCGAGGTTTCAGAGCGCTTACGCACCGACGTAGCACAGAAGCCGTTTACAGCTGACGAAATAGAGTTCTCAATCACTGTCAGCCTCGGTATCTGCCAGTTCAACAACAACATGGACGACGAAGGCAAAGTCTTGCTCTCCCATGCTCGAGCCGCGGTCTCACACGGACACATGAACGGCGGCAACATCAGCCTGAAAGCAGAATAG
- a CDS encoding serine/threonine protein kinase translates to MADTDLTIPLKHPQLRTLNSLAASVDRVYFGVTALVGLAVIYFLAAPWGPAYAVANPSIGMTAFFLLLGCLIAGAIVKLVKATCSDDLLINRDGLYLPIMVAFLNKAKVWQSWIGVTMATITRGEGDNRSLLLQTKSGASIDIPLAGMEPQAIEQLLLSIELWGSGCTRDQSVFDYQAELHNQSKGLSQLSYTDMWNEELGRRFSSTTFVPLEPESKLQNGRLKVLRQLAFGGLSAIYLVQDGQKEMCVLKEAVVPESMEVSNREAAEKSLRREATILSQLRHPHIISVLDNFNEAGHHYLLLQHVVGQDLRQLVRQNGPQPEAKVLDWAVQILSALEYLHTYEPPIIHRDLTPENIVLRNDGTIVIIDFGASNQFLGTMTGTIIGKQAYMAPEQLQGKATTQSDIYAFGGTLHFLLTGKDPIPLSESHPAQQVAVSNELDALVGRCTALDLETRYRSAVKIKTDLVELYSQHTIGKLFSDT, encoded by the coding sequence TTGGCAGACACAGATCTCACAATTCCCCTCAAACATCCACAGCTCAGGACCTTAAACAGCCTGGCGGCATCGGTGGACAGGGTCTACTTCGGCGTGACGGCATTGGTCGGCCTGGCCGTCATCTACTTCCTTGCCGCGCCGTGGGGTCCTGCATACGCAGTCGCCAATCCTTCCATAGGGATGACAGCATTCTTCCTGCTGCTTGGCTGTCTTATAGCCGGAGCCATAGTCAAACTGGTCAAAGCCACTTGCTCGGATGATTTACTGATCAACCGGGATGGACTGTATCTGCCTATCATGGTTGCCTTTCTCAACAAAGCGAAAGTCTGGCAGAGTTGGATCGGCGTAACAATGGCAACCATCACCAGAGGTGAGGGCGATAACCGCAGCCTTCTTTTGCAAACCAAGTCAGGAGCTTCCATCGACATCCCGCTTGCAGGCATGGAACCGCAGGCAATCGAGCAGTTATTGCTCTCCATCGAACTGTGGGGAAGCGGCTGCACGCGCGACCAGTCAGTCTTTGACTACCAGGCCGAGTTGCACAATCAAAGCAAAGGGCTGAGCCAGCTCAGTTACACCGACATGTGGAATGAAGAACTGGGGCGCCGTTTTTCATCAACGACTTTTGTACCACTCGAACCGGAAAGCAAATTACAGAACGGACGACTGAAAGTATTACGACAACTGGCTTTTGGCGGTCTTTCTGCCATCTATTTAGTGCAAGACGGACAGAAAGAGATGTGCGTTCTCAAAGAAGCCGTTGTGCCTGAATCTATGGAAGTTTCCAACCGCGAAGCAGCTGAGAAATCGTTGCGCAGAGAAGCTACGATTCTTTCCCAACTGAGACACCCACACATCATCTCGGTGCTGGACAATTTCAACGAAGCGGGGCACCACTACTTACTCTTACAACACGTAGTCGGGCAAGATCTTCGTCAACTGGTGCGTCAAAACGGTCCGCAACCAGAAGCAAAAGTCCTCGATTGGGCCGTGCAAATTCTGTCGGCGCTCGAATATCTGCACACTTACGAGCCGCCCATCATCCACCGAGACCTGACGCCTGAGAACATTGTCTTGCGCAATGACGGCACAATCGTAATCATCGATTTTGGTGCTTCCAACCAGTTCCTTGGCACCATGACCGGTACCATTATCGGCAAACAGGCATACATGGCACCTGAGCAATTGCAAGGAAAAGCGACGACACAGAGTGATATTTATGCATTTGGAGGCACATTGCATTTCCTCCTCACAGGAAAAGACCCCATCCCCTTGAGCGAGTCACATCCCGCACAACAGGTAGCAGTGTCAAACGAACTGGACGCGCTGGTCGGAAGATGCACCGCACTGGATCTTGAAACTCGATACCGGTCCGCCGTGAAAATCAAAACCGACCTGGTAGAACTTTATTCACAACATACAATCGGCAAACTATTTAGCGACACCTGA